TGTATACTATATATGTCTAACCTTTTAAGGCGATGGAGCTGTGTAATTGGGTTAAAATTGAATTGACTCAAAGATGACTTAAACCAACTTGAAAAGGGCCCGGCCATGAATTAAAACATATCTAAATATGTTAATTAAGTACGCACTGGAATGCCACTGACTGAACCCGAATACCTGAACGGCCAAACCAATACCCAACTACCCTTACCCTTACTCGATGACCCGATGCAACACCTCAggttgaaataaaattaaatgtgaTCGTGTTCttgattgatattttaataGTATTTAGTTTTACATTTTggcttgatttttttaattaggtcTTACTGTTTTGATCCTTTGTTGGGTAATTTTATTTCTCCTAGCTTTCGAGCTTGATTTCCATGGTAGAATAGGAACCCTCACTTCCTATTTTAGTATAGTGTATGTGCCCCTATGAATGACTATAGGTTTTGGAAAGTGGTTATACCTAGTGTTTAGGTGGCATGGAGCTAGGTTTCATGGTTGCTCCTTTTTCATGTGTTCTTCAGTCCCAACTTCCATGACTCTTGTTTTTATCCGCAATAATGATCATGCTTGATGTGTACTTGACAACTCTTGGTATGCCTCTGTTTTTCGTTGCTTTTTTTATTCTCGAAAGAAAAATTGAAGTATTTGAATGAGGGTATCTGTGAGCAATATTAGGCCTTTGTGAAGTGAGAGTGAACATTCTATGTGAGCATGTAAAAACCTCATATAGATGTAGGCATCTTATATGAGAAAAGAACCCGAGTTGGGCACAAGTACCCGAGTTTGAGTAACATATTAGGGACCCATTAGCAAtagtttacttgtttttcatGTTATATTATATGTGTTCCATATGTTTGAAGCATGCTTATGTTTCTTTCGTTTCATATATCCAGAATGCAAGATGCGGAGCTGAAGGCCAGACTCAAACAGTAGAGAAACCAACTTCTGTAATTACAAATGCACCTGGTAAGTTTCTCTACAATCTACATATCTGATAGCAGTCACTGCTTAGATAGGAGTTCCCGATTCCTATTAGAAGTCATAGCTGTATGTTCAATTACTGCAGTGAAGGAGAGGCCTGATTGTTTGATTTATCGTCCATGAATTTCTTTGTGATATACAAACCCGCCTTAAACAAATTCGGCCTCTAAACTCAAATTTGCTCTCAAATGTGGAAACTATGCTTTTAGGGTGGTCAGCACCATAGCGTAAAAATAAGGCCGCATTGCATGGCATcagccgcgttgtaaaggttccCAATACAAACGACTAATATTCTACGCGTTGTAAAGGGGTAAAAAAACGTGTTTTATGCTGTATCAATGGATATCTTACGGTTTCGATCGATATTTACGCATTACGATAACTACATCACTCCTTTTACCTCATCATTGTTCCGTTACCGCGATCGCAACCGTTACCGCTTTTCTTATACTATGGTCAGCACTAAACACTAAAATGTTTTTCATCAAAACTTGCgttttgtttgaaaattttctaagttTGTGGGAAATTCCCTTTTTCTAATATGTGTCACTGATAATGTTCTTGAATACGTTGGTAGGTAAAGAGAAATCGCCACAACTTGATGACGGTGGAACTGGGTTTCCGCCTGGTGATGACGATGGTggtggaggaggaggaggaggtggAGGTGGTAATTACAGTGGcgggtttttcttttttggttttctAGCATTCCTTGGGTTCTTGAAAGACAAGGAAAGTGAAGAAGAATCATATCCCAATCATAGATGAATGTTCTGAGATCAAAAGACTTGATATAGTCTATAGTTTGCACTTGTAATCCCATTATTTCCATCTAGACATCGACATACTATTATATAAATTGCTATCTTTTGTTAGTTCACGACCTCACGTGACCCTTTAAACTCGAGTGTAAATCAAGGAAAGTCGGTAAACATGGTAAAACCGTAAAAGGTTATTTTTTATAACGATGTAGAGAAATGTGTGAATGAGATGAAGACATAAGTTAAATTcgtgaataaaattaaagaaaaattagagaaagACTAAGAATTttgcttaaaaataaaaatagggtGAATTTGATCGAACAGATTTTAAAAAGGCAAATTTCATCATTATATCCTGCGAAATTATATGTTTTGGTttcttaaaacataatttgatttttaagatTCAGGTTTACGTTGGTTATATTATCGAACAACATACAAATAAACATTTTTGTGTCCAATCTATTTTTAGTTTAGATGATATAAATTAGATAGAATGTGCTTAAGTGAGAACTATAAATTAGATAAAGTGTGATTGAAGaatcaaatttctcttttctttgtCTCTAAGAGTTTTCTAGCTTGATTTGAATAAAAACTGTGacgttttattatttatacttatattttttttatacaatttatttttttcctatgtaaatttaatggtttttgtatattTCTACCTCTAAAATGATGATACTTAGCGAGTTTATCTTCTTAACTACTCTGTTTTATTAAAAATGCTAATTTATATTCTCAACTCACACTAGAACTCAACCATATTGCATTTTCATTGaagtagaaa
The sequence above is drawn from the Amaranthus tricolor cultivar Red isolate AtriRed21 chromosome 5, ASM2621246v1, whole genome shotgun sequence genome and encodes:
- the LOC130813086 gene encoding protein FERTILITY RESTORER RF2, mitochondrial-like; the encoded protein is MAISSMSASSGISTSLLHPVRLELPQRGHPLKISNYGVKGLGRVSYRLRCEEKLERLGKLSLCFSYKHKLTPTRVCSASVVCSAALNARCGAEGQTQTVEKPTSVITNAPGKEKSPQLDDGGTGFPPGDDDGGGGGGGGGGGNYSGGFFFFGFLAFLGFLKDKESEEESYPNHR